Proteins encoded within one genomic window of Spirulina major PCC 6313:
- a CDS encoding alpha-ketoacid dehydrogenase subunit beta, protein MAETLFFNALREATDEEMARDETVFVLGEDVGQYGGSYKVTKGLYEKYGELRVLDTPIAENSFSGMAVGAAMTGLRPIIEGMNMGFLLLAFNQIANNAGMLRYTSGGNFKIPVVIRGPGGVGRQLGAEHSQRLEAYFHAVPGLKIVACSTPYNAKGLLKAAIRDENPVLFFEHVLLYNLKEQLPDHEYICALDKAELVRPGSDVTILTYSRMRHHCTQAMKLIEKEGLGYDPEIIDLISLKPFDMEAIAESVRKTHKVIIVEECMKTGGIAAELSALINEQLFDELDAPVMRLSSQDIPTPYNGMLEHLTIIQPPQIVEAVKSLMTLQV, encoded by the coding sequence ATGGCCGAAACACTGTTTTTTAATGCGTTACGGGAAGCAACCGACGAAGAAATGGCACGGGATGAAACCGTGTTCGTACTCGGTGAGGACGTGGGACAGTACGGTGGGTCGTATAAAGTCACGAAAGGTCTTTATGAAAAGTATGGCGAACTCCGGGTGCTCGATACCCCGATCGCAGAAAATAGCTTTAGTGGAATGGCGGTGGGTGCGGCGATGACCGGCCTCCGCCCGATTATTGAAGGGATGAACATGGGGTTCCTCCTGCTCGCCTTCAACCAAATCGCCAACAACGCCGGGATGCTGCGCTACACCTCCGGCGGTAACTTTAAAATTCCGGTGGTGATCCGGGGGCCCGGTGGGGTGGGGCGACAGTTGGGCGCGGAACATTCCCAACGCCTCGAAGCCTATTTCCATGCCGTGCCGGGGCTGAAAATTGTGGCCTGCTCCACTCCGTATAATGCCAAGGGGTTACTGAAGGCGGCGATTCGGGACGAAAACCCGGTGCTGTTTTTTGAGCATGTGCTGCTATACAACCTCAAGGAGCAGTTACCGGATCATGAATACATCTGTGCGCTGGATAAGGCGGAATTAGTGCGGCCGGGCAGCGATGTGACGATTCTTACCTATTCGCGGATGCGTCATCACTGTACCCAGGCGATGAAGTTGATCGAAAAAGAAGGGTTAGGTTATGACCCGGAGATCATTGATTTGATTTCTTTGAAACCCTTTGACATGGAAGCGATCGCCGAATCCGTGCGCAAAACCCATAAGGTGATCATCGTTGAAGAATGCATGAAAACCGGCGGGATTGCCGCTGAACTCAGTGCGCTGATCAACGAACAGCTTTTTGATGAACTCGATGCCCCGGTGATGCGGTTGTCCTCCCAAGACATTCCCACGCCCTACAACGGCATGCTCGAACACCTTACGATTATTCAACCGCCGCAAATTGTCGAAGCGGTGAAAAGTCTGATGACATTGCAGGTTTAG
- the secD gene encoding protein translocase subunit SecD: protein MQKQSLTFATIMGLVLAAIALLVILPINQGLDLKGGARLTLQVQPTEAITTITSENLTDAKTVIENRVNGLGVSEPLIQTVEPDKIVVQLPGVSSTEQAEQVLGETAQLEFRAQKPGTEGQVQVESQLQAIAQGTLDTVSSDPEATPTDIAQAREDLAQANAAIANLFEDSDFTGEYLTNAVAAPLNTGGDQWQVEITFNERGGQMFADLTKAVAGTGRGLGIFLDNVLISSPRVDAQYAETGITGGRASISGSFDLESATNLAIQLRGGALPFPIELVENRTIGATLGRDSVNRSLIAGISGLVLVLIFMVVYYRLPGALADVSLVIYTILTLACYSLIGVTLTLPGIAGFILSIGMAVDANVLIFERTREELRSGKTLYRSVESGFYRAFSSILDSNVTTLIACGALFWLGSGLVKGFALTLAIGVGVSMFTALTCSRTLLLLVVLGVPGVRQQPELFCPNLPTNPAN, encoded by the coding sequence ATGCAGAAACAAAGTCTCACCTTTGCCACGATTATGGGCCTTGTGTTGGCCGCGATCGCTCTCTTGGTCATCCTCCCAATTAACCAAGGGCTAGACCTCAAAGGCGGCGCTCGTCTGACGCTCCAAGTGCAGCCCACCGAAGCCATTACCACCATCACCTCGGAAAACCTCACCGATGCCAAAACGGTGATCGAAAACCGGGTCAACGGGTTGGGGGTCTCCGAGCCATTGATCCAAACGGTGGAACCCGACAAAATTGTCGTGCAGTTGCCAGGGGTGAGCAGCACTGAGCAGGCCGAACAGGTGTTAGGTGAGACAGCGCAACTGGAGTTCCGGGCCCAAAAACCCGGCACCGAAGGGCAAGTGCAGGTGGAATCCCAACTCCAAGCCATCGCCCAAGGAACTCTCGACACCGTGAGCAGCGATCCGGAGGCCACCCCCACAGACATCGCCCAAGCGCGGGAAGACTTGGCCCAGGCCAATGCTGCGATCGCGAACCTCTTTGAAGACAGCGACTTCACCGGAGAATATCTCACCAATGCCGTCGCCGCTCCCCTCAATACCGGGGGCGATCAATGGCAAGTGGAAATCACCTTCAACGAGCGCGGTGGCCAAATGTTCGCCGACCTGACGAAAGCCGTCGCTGGCACCGGGCGCGGCTTAGGCATCTTTCTCGATAATGTCTTGATCAGTTCGCCCCGTGTGGATGCCCAATACGCCGAAACCGGGATCACTGGGGGACGCGCCTCAATTAGTGGTAGTTTTGACCTCGAAAGTGCCACCAATCTCGCCATCCAACTGCGCGGCGGTGCCCTCCCCTTCCCCATTGAACTGGTGGAAAATCGCACCATCGGCGCAACCTTGGGACGCGACAGTGTGAACCGCAGCTTGATTGCGGGGATTTCCGGGCTGGTGTTGGTGTTGATTTTTATGGTGGTGTATTACCGCTTGCCGGGGGCGTTGGCGGATGTATCTCTGGTGATTTATACGATTTTGACCCTGGCGTGCTACTCCTTGATTGGCGTTACCCTGACGCTGCCGGGGATCGCCGGGTTTATCCTCAGTATCGGGATGGCGGTGGATGCCAATGTCTTGATTTTTGAGCGGACGCGGGAAGAACTGCGATCGGGCAAAACGCTCTATCGGTCGGTGGAGTCGGGATTTTATCGCGCCTTTTCGAGCATCCTGGATAGTAATGTGACGACCTTGATTGCTTGTGGGGCGTTGTTTTGGTTGGGGTCGGGGTTGGTGAAGGGGTTCGCGCTCACCTTGGCGATCGGGGTGGGGGTGAGTATGTTTACGGCGTTGACCTGTAGCCGCACGCTGCTGTTGTTGGTGGTGCTGGGGGTGCCGGGGGTGCGACAACAACCGGAACTCTTTTGCCCCAATTTGCCCACGAATCCCGCCAATTGA
- the secF gene encoding protein translocase subunit SecF: MRLNIIKQRRLWWGISLGAIALSVVAMAISFQQFGSPIRPGLDFVGGTRIQLTLECVATETCADPIDVSTVRDAIAPLGLENSAIQVVEDYTLSIRSNTLDVDDRTTVIDELTEAIGAFDLQTIQVDTVGPTVGEELLTAGVRALLASFFGIVVYLSFRFRFDYAVFAIVALFHDVFITAGAFAFLGFTTGNEIDSLFLVALLTIIGFSVNDTVVIYDRIREIDEASEPGTSIDEIVDTAVNQTLTRSINTSLTTILPLVAIFLFGGQTLQYFALALIIGFLAGAYSSIFIASTLLAWWRERQEIPADDDPIAAQLSDEA, translated from the coding sequence ATGCGACTGAATATTATTAAGCAGCGGCGACTCTGGTGGGGGATTTCCTTGGGGGCGATCGCCCTCAGTGTGGTGGCCATGGCGATCTCGTTCCAACAGTTTGGTTCTCCCATTCGTCCCGGCTTGGATTTTGTGGGGGGAACTCGGATTCAACTGACCCTGGAATGTGTGGCGACTGAAACCTGTGCAGACCCGATTGATGTGTCCACAGTGCGAGATGCGATCGCCCCCCTCGGTCTGGAAAACAGTGCCATCCAAGTGGTGGAAGACTACACCCTCTCGATCCGGAGTAATACCCTGGACGTGGACGATCGCACCACCGTAATCGACGAGCTTACTGAGGCGATCGGGGCGTTCGATCTGCAAACTATTCAAGTGGACACCGTTGGGCCAACGGTGGGCGAAGAACTACTCACCGCTGGGGTGCGGGCGTTGTTAGCGTCCTTTTTTGGCATTGTGGTTTACCTGAGTTTTCGGTTCCGGTTTGACTATGCTGTGTTTGCGATCGTGGCCCTGTTTCACGATGTTTTCATTACAGCAGGCGCGTTTGCATTTTTGGGATTCACCACCGGCAACGAAATTGACAGCTTGTTTTTGGTGGCTCTGCTGACGATCATCGGGTTTTCCGTGAACGATACTGTGGTGATCTACGATCGCATCCGAGAAATCGATGAAGCCAGTGAACCTGGAACCTCCATCGACGAGATTGTAGACACCGCCGTTAATCAAACCCTCACCCGTTCGATTAACACCAGCTTGACCACCATTCTGCCCCTCGTGGCGATTTTCCTCTTCGGCGGTCAGACCTTGCAATATTTCGCCCTCGCGTTGATTATCGGTTTCCTCGCCGGGGCCTATTCCAGCATCTTCATTGCCAGCACCCTCCTCGCTTGGTGGCG